One window of Flavobacterium ammonificans genomic DNA carries:
- a CDS encoding VOC family protein: MANHINQITLVVKDYDEAIAFYTQKLHFDLIEDTVLSDTKRWVVVAPNNSQCRLLLAKAANEEQLKSIGNQTGGRVFLFLNTDNLERERQNLIDKKVNIVRESKQENYGKVLVFEDLYGNLWDLIEPVAKNNSHYFSTAILAIKPEVDFDTAIEALKKLQAETKLEAGNFLFELHSNTTDAKQIIVWEGFYSEFDFQLHLQSNHLQDFLKQNVVDFVSGYPAKRIV, translated from the coding sequence ATGGCGAATCACATCAACCAAATTACTTTAGTAGTTAAAGACTATGACGAAGCGATTGCTTTTTATACGCAGAAATTACATTTTGATTTAATTGAAGATACCGTCTTAAGTGATACTAAACGTTGGGTGGTTGTTGCTCCAAATAATTCGCAATGCCGATTGTTATTAGCGAAAGCGGCCAATGAAGAACAGTTAAAATCTATAGGAAATCAAACGGGAGGACGCGTTTTCTTATTCTTAAATACGGATAATTTAGAAAGAGAACGTCAAAATTTAATAGACAAAAAAGTCAATATTGTTCGCGAATCTAAGCAAGAAAATTACGGAAAGGTGTTGGTTTTTGAAGATTTGTACGGGAACTTATGGGATTTGATTGAACCTGTTGCAAAAAACAATTCGCATTATTTTTCTACTGCAATCTTGGCTATTAAACCCGAGGTTGATTTTGATACTGCAATCGAAGCATTGAAAAAATTACAAGCAGAAACTAAGTTAGAAGCAGGAAATTTTTTATTTGAACTACATTCGAATACAACTGATGCGAAACAAATTATTGTTTGGGAGGGATTTTATTCGGAATTTGATTTTCAATTGCATTTGCAATCCAATCATTTACAAGATTTCCTGAAACAGAATGTGGTTGATTTTGTCTCAGGATATCCTGCCAAACGAATAGTTTAA
- a CDS encoding YbaB/EbfC family nucleoid-associated protein: MDLMGMMGKLRETQQKIEDTKKRLDSVLIDEQSSDGTLKVTLTANRTIKSIAIDDALLEDKEQLEDYLILVLNKAIEKATKVNEAELDAVAKMDMPMIPGMDNLFK; the protein is encoded by the coding sequence ATGGATTTAATGGGAATGATGGGTAAATTAAGAGAAACCCAACAAAAAATAGAAGACACTAAAAAACGTTTGGATTCGGTACTAATTGATGAGCAAAGTAGCGACGGAACACTTAAAGTTACTTTAACTGCCAATAGAACTATCAAATCAATTGCAATTGATGATGCCTTATTAGAAGACAAAGAGCAACTGGAAGATTATTTGATCTTGGTACTCAATAAAGCCATCGAAAAAGCGACTAAAGTAAATGAAGCGGAATTAGATGCGGTAGCCAAAATGGACATGCCCATGATTCCAGGAATGGATAATTTGTTTAAATAA
- a CDS encoding S9 family peptidase: MKNTLVFHFVCVIFASSFTTIKAQSMSHTIAAPVAKILPKQLKKHNQVRTDNYFWLNDRENPEVIDYLNQENAYYDAMTAHTKDFQKALFEEMKGRIKEDDQSVPYLYNGYFYITRYEKGQDYPIYSRKKGSLDAKEEILFDCNELAKGHTFFQLGGLSVSPDNRFASFGVDTVGRRIYTIQIKNLETNEILSDVIENATGGSVWANDNHTLFYTRQDKVTLRANQIFKHKLGTTADKDVLVYEEKDDTFNVSVGKEKSKKYIVIGAESTLTTEYRILNSDTPDAEFKVFQPRVRGLEYSISHFGDSFYILTNKDKATNFKLMKTPENATEKKHWKEVLAHREDVLIEDIEIFSNYLVVEERSNGLNHIRIMPWSGEGEYYLPFGSETYNAYTTTNVDFDTDILRYSYQSLATPSSVIDFNMKTKEKEIKKEQAVLGGQFDKNNYVEERVWATAKDGVKVPISLVYRKGLKKDGNNPLLQYAYGSYGVTMEPYFSTTRLSLLDRGFIYAIAHIRGGEDLGRQWYEDGKLLKKKNTFTDFIDCSQFLIREKYTSPAHLYAEGGSAGGLLMGAVVNMAPELYHGVIAQVPFVDVITTMLDDSIPLTTGEYDEWGNPNNKKYYDYMLSYSPYDNVKEQVYPNLFVSTGLHDSQVQYWEPAKWVAKLRTHKKGNTNLYLHTNMDAGHGGASGRFEALKELAKEFAFLLDLEEIKK, translated from the coding sequence ATGAAAAATACACTAGTGTTCCACTTTGTTTGTGTTATTTTTGCGTCTTCATTTACAACGATTAAAGCACAGTCTATGTCACATACTATTGCAGCTCCTGTAGCTAAAATACTTCCAAAGCAATTAAAGAAACACAATCAGGTTCGAACTGATAATTATTTTTGGTTAAATGATAGGGAGAATCCTGAAGTGATTGATTATTTGAATCAAGAAAATGCCTATTATGATGCCATGACGGCGCATACCAAAGATTTTCAAAAGGCGCTTTTTGAAGAAATGAAAGGGCGTATCAAAGAAGACGATCAATCAGTTCCGTATTTATACAATGGCTATTTTTATATCACACGATATGAAAAAGGACAAGATTATCCAATTTACTCTCGTAAAAAAGGAAGTCTGGATGCCAAAGAAGAAATTTTATTTGATTGCAACGAATTGGCCAAAGGACATACTTTTTTTCAATTGGGCGGATTGAGTGTAAGTCCAGACAATCGATTTGCTTCCTTTGGAGTTGATACTGTTGGCAGACGTATTTATACCATTCAAATTAAGAATTTGGAGACTAATGAAATACTATCAGATGTTATTGAAAATGCAACAGGAGGTTCGGTTTGGGCCAATGATAACCACACCCTTTTTTACACACGACAAGACAAAGTAACCTTGCGTGCCAATCAGATTTTCAAACACAAATTGGGAACTACAGCCGATAAAGATGTATTGGTTTATGAAGAAAAAGACGATACCTTCAATGTTTCGGTTGGCAAAGAAAAATCCAAAAAATACATTGTCATTGGTGCTGAAAGTACCTTGACAACAGAATATCGTATTTTGAATTCGGATACACCAGACGCGGAATTCAAAGTGTTTCAGCCAAGAGTTCGCGGACTAGAATACAGTATTTCTCATTTTGGCGATTCGTTTTATATTTTAACCAATAAAGACAAAGCGACCAATTTTAAATTGATGAAAACTCCTGAAAATGCGACTGAAAAGAAACATTGGAAAGAAGTCCTTGCGCATCGAGAAGACGTTTTAATTGAAGACATTGAAATCTTCAGCAACTATTTGGTAGTCGAAGAACGTTCCAATGGTTTGAACCACATTCGCATTATGCCTTGGAGTGGAGAAGGGGAGTATTACCTGCCTTTTGGAAGCGAAACGTACAATGCCTACACCACAACTAATGTTGATTTTGATACTGATATTTTGCGTTACAGTTACCAATCATTGGCAACACCATCTTCGGTGATTGATTTCAATATGAAGACCAAAGAAAAAGAAATCAAAAAAGAGCAAGCCGTTTTAGGGGGGCAATTTGATAAAAATAATTACGTAGAAGAGCGCGTTTGGGCTACCGCCAAAGACGGAGTTAAAGTACCTATTTCATTAGTGTATCGAAAAGGTTTGAAAAAAGATGGAAACAATCCCTTATTGCAGTATGCTTATGGATCGTATGGCGTAACTATGGAGCCCTACTTTTCAACCACTCGTTTGTCATTATTAGATCGTGGTTTTATTTATGCTATTGCGCACATTCGTGGTGGCGAAGATTTAGGCAGACAATGGTATGAAGACGGAAAATTATTGAAAAAGAAAAATACATTTACAGATTTTATTGATTGTTCTCAATTTTTAATACGGGAAAAATATACGTCACCAGCACATTTGTATGCTGAAGGAGGTTCGGCAGGCGGATTGTTAATGGGAGCAGTGGTTAATATGGCACCCGAATTATACCACGGTGTTATTGCGCAGGTTCCATTTGTAGATGTGATTACAACGATGTTAGATGATAGTATTCCGTTGACAACAGGAGAATATGACGAATGGGGCAATCCAAATAATAAAAAATATTACGACTATATGTTATCCTATTCTCCTTATGATAATGTGAAAGAACAAGTTTATCCAAATCTATTTGTTTCTACAGGTTTACACGATTCTCAGGTACAGTATTGGGAACCAGCTAAATGGGTTGCTAAATTGCGTACTCATAAAAAAGGAAATACTAATTTATACCTTCATACTAATATGGATGCAGGTCATGGCGGGGCGTCAGGTCGATTTGAAGCCCTTAAAGAGTTGGCCAAAGAGTTTGCATTTTTATTGGATTTAGAAGAAATTAAAAAATAA
- a CDS encoding PLP-dependent cysteine synthase family protein: MKEEINAHNSVLDLIGNTPLIKLKKVTEGIEGNFYAKVEAFNPGHSSKDRIALYIIEQAEKQGILSPGDTIVETTSGNTGFSLAMVSIIKGYNCILAVSSKSSKDKIDMLRAMGAKVYVCPAHVSADDERSYYSVAKRLHEETKGSIYINQYFNQLNFDAHYLSTGPEIWKQTNGKITHLVACSGTGGTLSGTAKYLKEQNPNIKILGVDAFGSVLKKYHETREFDKEEIYPYRIEGLGKNLIPSVTDFDIIDKFMKVTDEESAHATRDLAKTEGLFVGYTSGAVLQAIKQYAEEGEFTPDSNVIAIFPDHGSRYMSKVFSDDWMNEQGFFDSINEEEAQKIEFIK, encoded by the coding sequence ATGAAAGAAGAAATAAATGCTCATAATTCGGTTTTAGATTTGATAGGTAATACACCACTTATCAAGCTAAAAAAAGTAACCGAAGGAATAGAAGGTAATTTCTATGCTAAGGTAGAGGCATTTAACCCAGGTCACTCCTCCAAAGACAGAATAGCACTTTATATTATTGAACAAGCTGAGAAGCAGGGGATTCTTTCTCCAGGGGATACCATTGTGGAGACTACTTCTGGTAATACCGGTTTTAGTTTGGCGATGGTCAGTATCATTAAAGGATACAATTGTATTCTAGCGGTAAGTTCAAAATCATCCAAAGATAAAATCGATATGCTTCGTGCTATGGGTGCCAAAGTATATGTTTGCCCTGCACACGTATCAGCTGATGATGAACGTTCGTATTACAGTGTAGCGAAACGTTTGCACGAAGAAACTAAAGGATCTATTTATATCAATCAATATTTTAATCAATTGAATTTTGATGCTCACTATCTGAGTACGGGGCCTGAGATTTGGAAACAAACCAACGGAAAAATCACGCACCTTGTGGCTTGTAGTGGGACCGGAGGAACTTTATCGGGTACTGCTAAGTATTTGAAAGAGCAAAATCCAAATATTAAAATTTTAGGTGTAGATGCTTTTGGTTCGGTATTAAAAAAATACCACGAGACTAGAGAATTTGATAAAGAGGAAATTTATCCGTACCGAATCGAAGGTTTAGGTAAAAACTTAATCCCATCGGTTACTGATTTTGATATTATAGATAAATTCATGAAGGTAACGGATGAAGAAAGTGCCCACGCTACACGTGATTTAGCTAAAACAGAAGGTTTGTTCGTAGGCTATACTTCAGGTGCCGTACTTCAGGCAATTAAGCAATATGCAGAGGAAGGGGAGTTTACTCCAGATAGTAATGTAATTGCGATATTTCCAGATCATGGTTCCCGATACATGAGTAAAGTCTTTAGCGATGATTGGATGAACGAACAAGGATTTTTTGATAGTATTAACGAAGAAGAAGCTCAAAAAATAGAATTCATAAAATAG
- a CDS encoding YebC/PmpR family DNA-binding transcriptional regulator: MGRAFEFRKGRKMKRWSAMAKAFTRIGKDIVMAVKEGGPNPDANSRLRAVIQNAKAANMPKDNVERAIKKATDKDTANYKEVLFEGYAPHGIALLIETATDNNNRTVANIRSYFNKCNGTMGTQGSVEFMFDHTCNFRVPKEGLDPEELELEFIDFGAEEVFEDEDGILIYAPFGSFGTIQKELENRGLEILSSGFERIPQITKKLTEEQVADVEKLIEKIEEDDDVMNVYHTMEE, from the coding sequence ATGGGAAGAGCGTTTGAATTTAGAAAAGGAAGAAAAATGAAACGTTGGTCAGCAATGGCCAAAGCCTTTACTAGAATTGGTAAAGATATTGTAATGGCAGTAAAAGAGGGAGGTCCAAATCCGGATGCCAACTCTCGATTAAGAGCTGTAATACAGAATGCAAAGGCAGCTAATATGCCTAAAGATAATGTCGAGCGTGCCATTAAAAAAGCAACCGACAAAGATACGGCTAACTACAAAGAAGTATTGTTTGAAGGTTATGCGCCTCACGGAATTGCACTTTTGATTGAAACGGCTACCGATAATAATAATAGAACTGTAGCTAACATTCGTTCTTATTTCAATAAATGTAATGGTACTATGGGAACACAAGGTTCCGTTGAATTTATGTTTGATCATACTTGTAATTTCCGTGTTCCAAAAGAAGGCTTAGATCCTGAAGAATTGGAATTAGAATTCATTGATTTTGGTGCTGAAGAAGTTTTTGAAGACGAAGACGGTATTTTAATCTACGCGCCTTTTGGAAGTTTTGGAACTATTCAAAAAGAATTAGAAAACAGAGGTTTAGAAATTTTATCTTCTGGATTTGAAAGAATTCCTCAAATTACTAAAAAACTTACCGAAGAACAGGTTGCAGACGTAGAAAAGCTAATTGAGAAAATTGAAGAAGATGATGATGTGATGAACGTCTATCATACTATGGAAGAATAA
- the gcvT gene encoding glycine cleavage system aminomethyltransferase GcvT, producing the protein MKNTALTHIHESLGAKMLPFAGYNMPILYEGVNAEHEIVRTGVGVFDVSHMGEFLLSGPNALALIQKVTSNDAATLTIGRAQYSCLPNTEGGIVDDLLVYKMKEDEYLLVVNASNIEKDWNWISSHNDLDVVMQNLSDDYSLLAIQGPKAVDAMQSLSSLDLAQIAYYHFEVGDFAGINEVIISATGYTGSGGFEIYCKNADVEHIWNAVFEAGKAFKIQPIGLAARDTLRLEMGFCLYGNDINDTTSPLEAGLGWITKFNKEFTNSAALKKQKENGVTKKLVGFEMQERAVPRHDYEIVDAAGNAIGIVTSGTMSPSMNKGIGLGYVNAEFSGTGSDIYIRIRKNDVPAKVVQLPFYKK; encoded by the coding sequence ATGAAAAATACAGCTTTAACCCACATTCACGAAAGTTTAGGAGCTAAAATGCTTCCGTTTGCAGGATACAATATGCCCATTCTTTACGAAGGGGTCAATGCTGAACACGAAATTGTTCGAACAGGCGTGGGCGTTTTTGACGTTTCGCATATGGGAGAATTTCTGCTATCAGGTCCGAATGCCTTAGCTTTAATACAAAAAGTAACCTCAAATGACGCGGCTACCTTAACTATTGGAAGAGCACAATATTCTTGTTTGCCTAATACAGAAGGTGGAATTGTAGACGATTTATTGGTTTACAAAATGAAAGAAGACGAATACCTATTAGTGGTAAATGCTTCTAATATTGAGAAAGACTGGAACTGGATTAGTAGTCATAATGATTTGGATGTAGTAATGCAAAATCTTTCTGATGACTACTCTTTATTAGCTATTCAAGGGCCAAAAGCGGTGGATGCGATGCAAAGTTTGTCTTCATTGGATTTAGCACAAATAGCATACTATCATTTTGAAGTAGGTGATTTTGCCGGAATCAATGAGGTGATCATCTCAGCAACGGGTTATACAGGATCAGGAGGATTTGAAATTTATTGTAAAAATGCCGATGTAGAGCACATTTGGAATGCCGTTTTTGAAGCTGGAAAAGCATTCAAAATCCAACCTATCGGATTAGCTGCTCGTGATACTTTACGTTTAGAAATGGGATTCTGTTTGTACGGAAACGATATTAACGATACTACTTCGCCATTAGAAGCAGGATTGGGTTGGATTACCAAATTCAATAAAGAATTCACTAATTCAGCTGCGCTTAAAAAGCAAAAAGAAAATGGTGTAACCAAAAAATTGGTTGGGTTTGAAATGCAAGAGCGTGCCGTGCCAAGACACGATTACGAAATTGTAGATGCTGCTGGAAACGCCATCGGAATTGTAACTTCTGGAACCATGTCGCCTTCCATGAATAAAGGCATTGGCTTAGGCTATGTGAATGCAGAATTTAGTGGTACTGGTAGCGATATCTACATCCGAATTCGCAAAAATGATGTTCCTGCCAAAGTGGTTCAATTACCTTTTTATAAAAAATAA
- a CDS encoding DUF6150 family protein, with the protein MKSFCYAVILSLTFGLSATAQKVFSVNYPNQADVKVFVVKYENQADLKVFKVNYPNQAGDNDGKWFFTDYQNQAKKKVYFVDYENQADLKIFFVSYQNQAGWRNSSKRHLLY; encoded by the coding sequence ATGAAATCGTTTTGTTATGCTGTTATTCTTAGCTTGACTTTTGGTCTATCGGCGACTGCTCAAAAAGTTTTTTCGGTCAACTATCCCAATCAGGCTGACGTTAAAGTATTTGTAGTCAAATATGAAAATCAAGCTGATTTAAAAGTATTTAAAGTCAATTATCCCAATCAAGCGGGAGATAATGATGGCAAATGGTTTTTTACGGACTATCAGAATCAAGCTAAAAAGAAGGTTTATTTTGTAGATTATGAAAATCAAGCCGATTTAAAGATATTTTTTGTTTCGTATCAAAATCAAGCCGGCTGGCGCAACTCTTCTAAGCGTCATTTGTTGTATTGA
- a CDS encoding Y-family DNA polymerase, translating into MFALVDCNNFYASCQRVFEPHLIGKPVVILSNNDGCVIARSNEAKALGVPMGAPAFQFKSIFKEHNVHVFSSNYALYGDMSNRVMNLLATFTPEIEVYSIDEAFLKFQGFEQFNLEEYGLTIQRTVTKGTGIPISVGFAPTKALAKVANKIAKKFPDRTKSVYVIDTEEKRIKALKWTKIDDVWGIGHQHAKRLKALQIKNAYQFTKLHDDWVRKEMSVVGLRLKHELEGKPRLDLETPTSKKAIATTRSFEKPYQTIEEVAERVATFTAHCAEKLRKQKSQCNMVMVFVKTNRFSQDAPQYSRSIVIKTDYPTDSTIDLNKYAQIGLKAIFKEGYQYKKAGVIVMGLTPNNETQLSLFNFSNPKHQPIMCVVDKLNAAMGKTTVRFASQSIGRQWKMKQERLSPCYTTRIKEIVTIKV; encoded by the coding sequence ATGTTTGCACTAGTTGATTGCAATAATTTTTATGCCTCTTGTCAAAGAGTATTCGAACCGCATTTAATAGGAAAACCTGTTGTTATCCTATCTAATAATGACGGTTGCGTTATTGCACGATCCAATGAAGCAAAAGCATTAGGTGTACCAATGGGAGCGCCAGCATTTCAATTTAAAAGTATCTTTAAAGAGCATAATGTTCATGTTTTTTCTTCCAACTATGCCTTGTATGGAGACATGAGCAATAGAGTTATGAACTTACTCGCTACTTTTACTCCCGAAATAGAAGTGTATAGTATTGACGAAGCTTTTTTAAAATTCCAAGGATTTGAGCAATTTAATCTGGAAGAATACGGTCTTACTATTCAGCGTACAGTTACTAAAGGTACCGGAATTCCAATCAGTGTGGGATTTGCTCCAACTAAAGCTTTGGCCAAAGTAGCCAATAAAATAGCAAAAAAATTTCCTGATCGAACTAAAAGTGTCTATGTAATCGATACCGAAGAGAAACGAATAAAAGCATTAAAGTGGACTAAAATTGACGATGTTTGGGGTATTGGACACCAACATGCAAAACGATTGAAAGCGCTTCAAATAAAGAATGCCTATCAATTCACCAAACTGCACGATGACTGGGTTAGAAAAGAAATGTCAGTGGTAGGATTACGACTAAAGCACGAACTAGAAGGGAAACCCCGATTGGATTTAGAAACTCCAACCAGTAAAAAAGCCATTGCAACTACTCGGTCATTCGAAAAACCCTATCAAACTATTGAAGAAGTAGCCGAAAGAGTAGCAACATTTACAGCTCATTGCGCAGAAAAACTCAGAAAGCAAAAAAGTCAATGCAATATGGTAATGGTATTTGTTAAAACCAATCGGTTCAGTCAGGATGCCCCTCAATATTCTAGAAGTATTGTAATAAAAACAGATTACCCTACTGATTCGACTATTGACTTAAATAAGTATGCACAAATAGGATTAAAAGCGATTTTTAAAGAAGGATACCAATACAAAAAAGCGGGTGTAATCGTGATGGGCTTAACGCCAAATAACGAAACGCAACTGTCCTTATTCAACTTTTCTAATCCAAAACACCAACCCATAATGTGTGTCGTTGATAAACTAAACGCAGCCATGGGAAAAACTACCGTTCGATTCGCCTCACAATCTATTGGTAGACAATGGAAGATGAAACAAGAAAGATTATCGCCTTGCTATACCACTCGAATTAAGGAAATTGTGACAATTAAAGTGTAA
- a CDS encoding LexA family protein, producing the protein MKLKKLHTTTTLEFYTPVYATAMELPYVDAGIRARFPSPADDFIELSIDLNTHLIKHKDTTFFATVKGHSMKNAGIYDGDLLIIDKSLEPQNDKIAICQIDGEFTVKRIKIEKNIVWLIAENEDFEPIKVTPENELIIWGIVTASIKKF; encoded by the coding sequence ATGAAACTGAAAAAATTACATACCACAACAACCTTAGAATTCTACACTCCTGTTTATGCAACAGCGATGGAACTACCTTATGTTGATGCGGGTATTAGAGCGAGATTCCCCTCGCCTGCTGATGATTTTATCGAGTTATCTATTGACCTTAACACCCATTTAATCAAGCACAAAGACACCACTTTCTTTGCAACAGTAAAAGGGCATTCGATGAAAAATGCGGGTATTTATGACGGTGATTTACTCATTATTGATAAAAGTTTAGAGCCGCAAAATGATAAAATTGCGATCTGTCAAATTGATGGTGAGTTTACAGTGAAACGAATCAAGATTGAAAAAAATATCGTTTGGCTCATCGCCGAAAATGAGGACTTTGAACCAATTAAAGTGACTCCTGAAAATGAATTGATTATTTGGGGTATTGTAACCGCATCCATAAAAAAATTCTAA
- a CDS encoding DUF6268 family outer membrane beta-barrel protein, with translation MYKIVLVCLVFFSTNAIAQVDSTEVLDYSNFGDAEGVKRYCNQKVLNQVPQRILSLGFEQQGSFMMPGVRDGMSLMNQDIRVNQVSAIKAQANIPVISNTKIIWQLGANYWSSQFSIDNPGRNSFAQRLDARAMTTTGITTTIFKPLNEKNFMIFQASGDMNGFYQRLSDLTSDAFTFSGALIYGWKTSDKNMIGAGISRTYRAGQLLHIPVLFWNKAFNDRWGMELLLPARGHLKYNFSTSNILQVGFELEGNQFFMNLPDSPTGKVFIQRGEFKPRVMWDKKLSGFVWLSAQAGLRYNWRFDVVNQHDAKEVNQQYFTSPLGNPFYFNLSLNFVSP, from the coding sequence ATGTACAAAATAGTATTAGTTTGTTTGGTATTTTTTTCTACAAATGCAATTGCTCAAGTAGATAGCACAGAGGTTTTAGATTATAGCAATTTTGGTGATGCTGAAGGGGTAAAAAGATATTGTAATCAAAAAGTACTCAATCAAGTTCCCCAACGAATCTTGAGTTTGGGATTCGAACAACAAGGTAGTTTTATGATGCCTGGAGTTAGAGATGGAATGTCTTTAATGAATCAAGATATACGCGTCAATCAAGTATCAGCTATAAAAGCGCAGGCCAACATTCCTGTAATTTCAAATACCAAGATTATTTGGCAATTAGGAGCCAACTACTGGTCAAGTCAATTTTCAATTGATAATCCAGGCAGGAATTCATTTGCTCAACGACTTGATGCAAGAGCAATGACTACAACGGGAATTACTACCACTATTTTCAAGCCCTTGAACGAAAAGAATTTTATGATTTTCCAAGCTAGCGGAGATATGAATGGTTTTTATCAGCGTTTAAGCGATCTAACTAGTGACGCATTTACCTTTAGTGGCGCTTTGATTTATGGATGGAAAACTTCGGATAAAAATATGATTGGAGCAGGTATCTCGCGCACCTATCGTGCAGGACAACTGTTACACATCCCTGTGCTTTTTTGGAACAAAGCATTTAATGACCGCTGGGGTATGGAACTTTTATTGCCAGCTCGTGGCCATCTGAAATACAATTTCTCTACCTCCAATATTCTTCAAGTAGGTTTTGAATTAGAGGGAAATCAATTTTTCATGAATTTACCGGATAGCCCAACTGGAAAAGTTTTTATCCAGCGAGGCGAATTCAAACCAAGAGTTATGTGGGATAAAAAATTGAGTGGATTTGTTTGGTTAAGTGCACAAGCAGGATTGCGTTACAACTGGCGTTTTGACGTGGTAAACCAGCACGATGCCAAAGAAGTGAACCAGCAGTATTTTACTAGCCCACTTGGCAATCCGTTTTATTTCAATCTAAGTTTGAATTTTGTTTCGCCTTAA
- a CDS encoding DUF2147 domain-containing protein: MKSTFIAFKKSAFTLLTTLTVLFGTTAMGLPVEEPNAIVGIWKTGDGNAVVRIYKNGDKFQGKIVWLKEPNDPETGKAKLDKNNPTQSSQNRPILGLINIWGFSQTSKNLWEEGNIYDPKSGNTYSCTIKMINANSLEVRGYIGVSLIGRTDVWTRQVAKN, translated from the coding sequence ATGAAATCTACGTTTATCGCTTTTAAAAAATCGGCCTTTACTTTACTTACTACTTTAACCGTTCTTTTTGGAACCACAGCAATGGGGTTGCCTGTTGAAGAGCCTAATGCTATCGTAGGAATCTGGAAAACAGGAGATGGAAATGCAGTGGTGCGCATTTATAAAAACGGAGATAAATTCCAAGGAAAAATTGTATGGCTTAAAGAACCTAATGATCCAGAAACAGGAAAAGCCAAATTAGACAAAAACAACCCAACTCAATCATCACAAAACAGACCCATACTAGGTTTAATCAATATTTGGGGATTTAGCCAAACATCGAAAAACCTTTGGGAAGAGGGTAATATTTATGACCCAAAAAGTGGGAATACCTATTCTTGTACCATAAAAATGATCAATGCCAACTCTCTAGAAGTAAGAGGTTATATTGGGGTGTCATTAATTGGTCGCACCGATGTTTGGACCCGTCAAGTCGCTAAAAATTAA
- a CDS encoding DUF5675 family protein has protein sequence MVLVLTRTYFPSGTNGTLAMEGRFICNTIELPWKYNKKRVSCIPEGKYLLRKRYAPKFRWHLEVVGVRNRTFILFHPANNALRELNGCIAPVTTISGPGRGLLSKQAFGTLKKLVYQQLDAKETVVLIVQS, from the coding sequence ATGGTTTTAGTGTTAACAAGAACCTATTTCCCTTCGGGAACCAACGGAACACTCGCTATGGAGGGGCGGTTCATTTGTAATACCATTGAACTCCCTTGGAAATATAACAAGAAAAGGGTGTCGTGTATTCCAGAAGGGAAATACTTGTTACGCAAGCGGTATGCTCCCAAATTCCGTTGGCATTTGGAAGTAGTGGGAGTGAGGAACAGAACTTTTATTTTGTTTCACCCCGCCAATAATGCTTTGCGGGAATTGAACGGATGTATCGCTCCCGTAACGACTATTTCAGGTCCAGGAAGAGGACTTTTGTCGAAACAGGCTTTTGGCACCTTAAAAAAGTTGGTTTACCAACAGTTAGATGCCAAAGAAACTGTTGTATTGATTGTACAATCTTAA